In Cryptococcus gattii WM276 chromosome N, complete sequence, a single window of DNA contains:
- a CDS encoding Kinesin, putative (Similar to TIGR gene model, INSD accession AAW47083.1), with protein MDPQNRLRGLQATPKPVSRARAIFGPKTPSTTTKPYPLSSHNSNTHDIPPLPQGLSPKDGHSSVKIKIKSATTPEARSRVLAKPLGARLPGAGPGTTPSIKLVTKQPERKEPGLFEDDWMGIPTEADPIIPSYDSYEEDLAETEAVQVSIRVRPPNSMELRMDSRCVWTMPEHDQHALKLAKGTEGSREDRDWLFDRILPPHCDNAKAYGTSARTHVRSAMEGYNAVIFAYGQTASGKTHTLTGSSSEPGIIPLSISDIFAQIRSTPDREYLLRASYIELYNETIFDLLHPNHGHELHLSETKKGVTINGLTEAAVRTESEVRRLLRSGEEKRRVGATDWNSRSSRSHCVFRITIESRARSLSGDDAPKTPGRNDKTTRISTLSIIDLAGSEKHTSSKERNAEGRHINQSLLTLKLVISKLADLASKRNVTHIPYRDSKLTRLLQNSLSGDALISVICTVSPSALNLAESISTLAFAQGLKRVVLKAQKKEIVDPQALIQQYQNEIADLKAQLRAKEEGGGTIGSKSEKEKNEAMEKRLNELRSMILTSVNVRSPNPGDQAYMPPPSPATMKYPKLDYDRSTAELQEELHAEQLCRAELEDEVARLREELATRPLEPNAQIIQLRNENSELKLIADDYERNLREPSRKVREDVEKEYIGKMKTLENQLDSKKIWANRLDENVRFLTAENKQLQARCADAEAKVSQIIEWINTALASADVQSQSPLDLSTSSSQPLGSLVVSNDDFAPSISNQTKNTLTLSASKMQATFSQMDLANFNNKFGSLTMNGRGKGMNGVGRDMVREESHFDLAEVASDDEMF; from the exons ATGGATCCTCAGAACAGACTTAGGGGATTACAAGCGACTCCCAAACCTGTGTCTAGAGCCAGGGCTATTTTTGGCCCCAAAACTCCTTCTACAACCACCAAACCATATCCCCTCAGCTCCCACAACTCCAATACCCACGATatccctcctcttcctcaagGCCTTTCTCCCAAGGATGGGCATAGTTCAGTgaagatcaagatcaaGAGCGCGACTACACCGGAAGCTAGGTCGAGGGTGCTTGCGAAGCCCCTCGGTGCAAGATTGCCCGGTGCGGGTCCTGGGACCACTCCATCAATCAAACTGGTGACCAAACAACCGGAACGCAAAGAGCCAGGACTTTTTGAGGATGATTGGATGGGCATTCCCACGGAGGCGGACCCTATAATCCCATCATATGATAGTTATGAAGAGGATCTTGCGGAGACTGAGGCTGTACAGGTGTCCATTCG AGTACGGCCTCCAAATTCCATGGAGCTAAGAATGGATTCTAGGTGTGTATGGACAATGCCTGAGCATGATCAACATGCTCTCAAGCTGGCAAAAGGAACCGAGGGCAGTCGAGAGGACCGTGATTGGCTATTTG ACCGGATCCTTCCGCCCCACTGCGATAACGCCAAGGCGTACGGAACCTCCGCAAGGACACATGTCCGAT CTGCTATGGAAGGTTACAACGCAGTCATTTTCGCTTACGGCCAGACAGCTTCCGGTAAAACTCACACCCTTACTGGGTCTTCATCAGAACCCGGTATCATCCCTTTATCTATTTCTGACATTTTCGCCCAAATTCGCTCGACTCCCGATAGAGAGTACCTCCTACGAGCCTCTTACATCGAGCTTTACAATGAGACTATCTTcgatcttcttcacccCAACCACGGCCACGAGCTCCATCTGAGTGAGACCAAGAAAGGAGTTACAATTAATGGATTGACAGAGGCAGCCGTGAGGACTGAAAGTGAGGTGCGAAGGCTGTTGAGATCCGGtgaggaaaagaggagAGTGGGTGCTACGGACTGGAACTCGAGAAGTTCGCGAAGTCATTGTGTCTTCCGAATT ACAATTGAGTCTCGTGCCAGGAGCCTGAGTGGGGATGACGCTCCAAAAACGCCTGGACGAAATGACAAAACTACTCGGATCAGTACATTGTCCATCATCG ATTTGGCTGGTTCGGAGAAACACACTTCCTCCAAGGAGAGGAATGCTGAGGGTAGACATATCAACCAGTC TCTTTTGACCCTCAAGCTGGTCATCTCCAAATTAGCGGACTTGGCCTCCAAGCGAAATGTTACTCATATTCCCTACAGGGATAGTAAACT TACACGGTTACTACAAAACTCACTATCTGGCGATGCGCTCATCTCTGTCATCTGTACCGTGTCCCCTTCCGCTCTCAATCTCGCAGAATCCATTTCGACTTTGGCCTTTGCCCAGGGCCTTAAACGGGTTGTCCTCAAGGCtcagaagaaggagattgTGGATCCACAAGCTTTGATCCAACAATACCAGAATGAGATTGCCGATCTCAAGGCTCAGCTGAGGGCGAAGGAGGAGGGTGGAGGAACAATTGGATCGAAGAGCGAG aaggaaaagaatgAGGCGATGGAAAAGAGATTAAACGAACTGAGAAGTATGATCTTGACCTCTGTAAATGTTAGGTCACCCAATCCTGGAGATCAGGCCTAT ATGCCTCCCCCTAGCCCTGCTACGATGAAGTACCCAAAGCTCGATTATGACCGATCCACCGCGGAACTGCAAGAGGAGCTTCACGCCGAACAACTTTGCCGAGCCGAgttggaagatgaagttGCTCGTCTCCGTGAGGAGCTTGCTACTAGACCGCTAGAACCTAATGCTCAGATTATTCAACTGAGAAATGAAAATAGCGAGCTGAAGCTCATTGCCG ACGATTACGAGCGGAATCTTCGAGAACCATCGCGGAAAGTTCGTGAAGATGTAGAGAAGGAGTATATTGGCAAAATGAAGACATTAGAAAACCAACTGGATAGCAAAAAGATTTGGGCGAACAGGTTGGACGAGAACGTCAGATTCTTGACAGCTGAGAATAAACAGTTGCAAGCT CGATGCGCCGATGCAGAAGCCAAGGTCTCTCAAATCATTGAATGGATCAACACTGCCCTCGCATCAGCCGATGTCCAATCTCAATCGCCACTCGACCTTTCTACCAGTTCTAGTCAACCCTTGGGCTCTCTTGTTGTATCCAACGACGATTTTGCTCCATCGATTTCTAACCAAACCAAAAATACGCTCACCCTCTCCGCATCCAAGATGCAAGCGACATTCAGTCAAATGGATCTCGCAAATTTTAATAACAAATTTGGGAGCTTGACGATGAATGGACGAGGAAAGGGTATGAATGGGGTGGGAAGAGACATGGTAAGGGAGGAGAGTCATTTCGATTTGGCAGAGGTGGCGAGTGATGACGAGATGTTTTGA
- a CDS encoding Allantoate permease, putative (Similar to TIGR gene model, INSD accession AAW46090.1): MGLEENEKTIIGVNLTDVELKNEIRPEHARADLDVAGRFLGEIALRENAAELLAPCTDEEAKQVRRKADCIILPLLMLALMMGAVDKNALSTAAVLGLRTDLKLSGTEYSWAGSIIFFGQLASVFPALFMMQRLPAGYVVSGNVLIWGIITLCIVACKDATGLLICRFILGFFESISFPGYSLILTSWYTRREQTVRTAVIFNTMSTIFNGLIAFGCSYASDHIAISPWKLQFLINGALTTTLGVVMCFLIPNSPTSAWWLSERQRVIAVLRLRDERTGMENKVFKKSQLLEAVRDYKTWIVLLFNICLNVPTGGINSFNSIIVKSLGFNVQDTMLLSIPNGALNWMAALFLSFVVLKKAGSLVGLLLKYVFWAPYVVMIGVVNANTAGYTKKTIVYGTAYCGYLIGNLIGPQLFFAREAPNYPSGVTGMLTCYCLAIAVSFAQEHMAYDV, encoded by the exons ATGGGTCTAGAGGAGAATGAAAAGACCATCATTGGTGTAAATTTGACCGATGTAGAGCTGAAAAACGAGATCCGTCCTGAGCATGCTCGAGCCGACCTCGACGTTGCCGGACGCTTCTTAGGGGAGATCGCTCTCAGGGAAAACGCAGCGGAACTCCTCGCACCTTGCACGGACGAAGAGGCTAAGCAGGTTCGACGCAAAGCGGATTGCATCATATTGCCTTTGCTTATGCTAGCACTTAT GATGGGTGCAGTTGATAAGAATGCCTTGAGCACAGCTGCTGTCTTGGGGCTTCGTACCGACCTCAAACTTTCGGGCACTGAGTACTCCT GGGCTGGTTCGATCATCTTTTTCGGCCAGCTCGCTTCAGTTTTCCCAGCACTATTCATGATGCAACGTCTGCCAGCAGGGTACGTTGTTAGTGGCAACGTCCTCATTTGGG GTATAATCACGCTTTGCATCGTGGCTTGCAAGGATGCGACAGGGCTCCTTATCTGCCGTTTCATCCTGGGTTTCTTCGAATCAATCTCTTTTCCAGGTTAttccctcatcctcaccTCCTGGTACACACGTCGAGAGCAAACTGTCAGGACGGCCGTGATTTTTAACACGATGTCGACCATCTTCAACGGCTTGATTGCTT TTGGTTGCTCCTATGCGTCTGACCATATCGCTATCTCCCCTTGGAAGCTGCAATTCCTCATCAACGGTGCCTTGACAACGACCCTTGGTGTCGTCATGTGTTTCCTCATTCCAAACTCACCGACTTCAGCGTGGTGGCTCTCTGAGCGACAACGTGTCATTGCCGTCTTACGTCTAAGGGACGAAAGGACCGGGATGGAGAACAAAGTCTTCAAGAAATCTCAACTATTGGAAGCCGTACGAGATTACAAGACATGGATCGTTTTGCTTTTCAATATTTGTCTGAACGTCCCGA CCGGGGGAATCAACTCATTCAACAGTATCATTGTTAAGTCATTGGGTTTC AACGTACAAGATACTATGCTATTGTCGATTCCGAATGGAGCGCTCAATTGGATGGCTGCTTTGTTCCTCTCATTTGTTGTTCTGAAAA AGGCCGGTAGTTTGGTCGGACTACTCCTCAAGTATGTCTTCTGGGCGCCCTATGTGGTCATGATCGGTGTGGTCAACGCCAACACGGCAGGGTATACAAAGAAAACCATTGTCTACGGTACGGCCTATTGCGGCTACCTCATTGGCAATCTCATTGGACCTCAGCTCTTTTTCGCCAGAGAGGCGCCAAACTACCCCTCAGGTGTCACCGGCATGCTTACATGCTACTGCCTAGCTATAGCGGTAAGTTTCGCCCAGGAGCACATGGCATATGATGTTTAG
- a CDS encoding Glucan 1,3 beta-glucosidase protein, putative (Similar to TIGR gene model, INSD accession AAW47222.1), with product MQAIQDTKVNMTIWPAIYVDSNEAAYTDQLAAIVDALKTYGVDMVEGITVGNEYILNTAGSDSTTSSAYTAALETIADKVTEVNSTIQALGLSKNLPIGTSDAGSVMSKSLGEDVNYFMANVHPWFGALAIDDAATWTYEFFQEFDVQVGAEASNDPAMYIAETGWPTQSSNSSESNDGAGSPQGDASVANLQTFLDTFVCQANANGTQYFYFEAFDEPWKEIYGGVEPWWGLFNFDRELKNITIPTCN from the exons ATGCAAGCTATCCAAGACACAAAGGTTAACATGACAATCTGGCCTGCCATTT ATGTCGATTCTAATGAGGCTGCCTACACGGACCAATTGGCAGCTATTGTCGACGCTCTCAAAACCTACGGAGTCGACATGGTAGAAGGA ATTACTGTGGGTAATGAATATATTCTCAACACAGCCGGTAGTGATTCCACTACCTCTTCGGCATATACAGCAGCCCTTGAAACTATCGCCGATAAGGTTACCGAAGTGAACAGCACTATCCAGGCTTTAGGATTGAGCAAAAACTTACCCATCGGCACTTCTGATGCCGGGTCGGTTATGAGCAAATCCCTAGGTGAAGATGTTAATTATTTCATGGCCAATGTTCATCC ATGGTTCGGCGCCCTTGCCATCGATGACGCTGCCACGTGGACGTATGAATTTTTCCAAGAATTCGATGTCCAAGTCGGTGCAGAAGCCTCTAACGACCCCGCGATGTATATTGCCGAAACTGGCTGGCCTACCCAAAGTTCAAACTCGTCCGAGTCTAACGATGGTGCTGGCAGCCCTCAAGGTGATGCCAGCGTAGCAAATCTTCAAA CCTTTTTGGATACTTTCGTTTGTCAGGCGAATGCCAATGGTACTCAGTACTTCTA TTTTGAGGCATTTGACGAACCCTGGAAAGA GATCTATGGTGGTGTTGAGCCTTGGTGGGGACTGTTCAACTTTGACAGAGAATTAAAGAATATTACAATTCCAACTTGTAACTAA
- a CDS encoding Hypothetical Protein (Similar to TIGR gene model, INSD accession AAW47085.1), which produces MSSSPTAAKPALLQEQLFVSRLISEKEDDTWLRPLSEYSFPPMADDEQLAKEGTGQASQQPQISSPGPSPVGNVSPREKGISGSASKKRRRSKGAAAREGERSNRRRGENKEKRIMERCRGAPSWLTGKINAIHPPPSSSFTNLSAPIIYPPQIPIPSSAHWAATRLLPAQRPYNHVNPYARRGSMPPSFTQTTQGLNGPEENVDYLGVKMSDDTTKRRASEPCNSMLHGTPLMFESNCNTNWSHISMSPMGTQSMGRNRGTSQDRSAGGDWAGGNQEVWANGMNQSRSPPTVTESQLLESSYPAWLPMSKNPANSQDDTIHSFDCLTPSSGRTDLPVLTHIPSYPSPLVTSFNPAPTYMIEPMNIDLYFSGFSSEHRFAHGQLELTHFSKPHEGEPYPSYFHDMNAPSHPQTDRTR; this is translated from the exons ATGTCCTCATCTCCCACAGCAGCAAAGCCAGCCCTCCTCCAGGAACAGCTGTTCGTTTCAAGGCTGATAAGTGAAAAAGAAGACGACACGTGGTTGAGACCATTATCGGAATACTCTTTCCCTCCTATGGCTGACGATGAGCAGCTGGCCAAAGAGGGGACCGGACAAGCCTCTCAGCAACCACAAATAAGTTCTCCTGGGCCCTCGCCGGTGGGCAATGTATCACCTCGCGAGAAGGGAATCAGTGGTTCGGCATCCAAGAAAAGGCGCAGGTCAAAGGGTGCTGCTGCCCGCGAAGGTGAGAGAAGTAACCGAAGACGAGGAGAGAACAAAG AAAAAAGAATTATGGAGAGATGCCGTGGTGCACCATCGTGGCTTACCGGCAAGATCAACGCTATTCATCCCCCTCCATCAAGTAGCTTCACCAATTTATCAGCTCCCATTATCTACCCACCTCAGATTCCCATACCATCTTCTGCCCATTGGGCCGCAACTCGTCTTTTACCAGCACAACGACCGTACAATCATGTAAACCCATACGCCAGAAGAGGTTCTATGCCTCCTTCCTTCACTCAGACTACACAAGGCCTCAATGGACCAGAGGAAAATGTCGACTACTTGGGGGTCAAGATGAGTGACGACACAACTAAAAGGAGGGCAAGCGAGCCTTGCAACTCTATGTTGCATGGTACTCCGTTAATGTTCGAGTCCAACTGCAATACCAACTGGTCACATATATCGATGAGTCCCATGGGCACTCAGAGCATGGGTAGGAATAGAGGAACCAGTCAAGATCGAAGTGCTGGTGGAGATTGGGCGGGGGGAAATCAGGAG GTGTGGGCGAATGGTATGAATCAAAGCAGATCTCCCCCTACAGTCACAGAGTCTCAATTGCTCGAGAGCTCGTATCCAGCGTGGCTTCCTATGAGTAAGAATCCTGCAAATAGCCAAGATGATACTATCCA CTCCTTTGATTGCCTTACTCCGTCGTCCGGTCGGACCGATCTTCCAGTCCTCACGCACATTCCTTCCTATCCTTCCCCACTGGTTACTTCCTTCAACCCTGCTCCGACATACATGATCGAGCCCATGAACATCGATCTGTATTTTTCTGGGTTCTCTTCCGAGCATCGCTTCGCTCATGGGCAGCTTGAACTTACACACTTCTCCAAGCCTCACGAAGGTGAACCATATCCATCGTATTTCCATGATATGAATGCACCTTCGCATCCTCAAACGGATCGTACACGCTAG
- a CDS encoding ABC transporter PMR5, putative (Similar to TIGR gene model, INSD accession AAW47087.1) has translation MSFPYSEDPGAVTAVQSPASSSHTFEEELTNPYQQAKHDKIEDVPISQAKVFEQPGSIPLPNAGYHSLGLVWEDVTVHGAGGGKKYVESLDISIFKFFDFYSFMKKVFHITAGPTRPLIRNFSGVVEEGEVLLVLGRPGAGCSTLMRALANVNEPFVKIEGGVSYSTIPAHEAKKYFDGQIIFNSEEDEHQPLLTVEETIKTALYLKEPRKKEDKEKRAEYAENLLSRILDTFGMPHTRKTKVGNQFVRGVSGGERKRVSLAEVLTTNAAVICWDNPIRGLDSAVALHFYKVLRELSKSLGMANIISTYQTAQDAWRCVDRVVVIYEGRQIFSGRASRAQAYFENMGWYKKPRQTTPDFLTAVTSPNERQVKEGFEGKVPQTPDEFERHFLDSQEYKELQQDIQKYKQRHAETSNADEFRRAVKSSKHHGAGKANAYQVNFAQQVAILCVRQLQLTRSDMLSFLYRIGSNILQAVLVGAVCYKPPNNSAGSFAIAGALFFCILYYTIFALGEVPATVNSRPLLKKHRALGFYHPAAHTLAQIVCDIPVYVFQTLLFSAIFYFMVGLSVGAKYFFTFWFVIFTMYETISVMYRMIGSWTPNLSVAIRYGCLALSVVLAASGFVLPPPRQLRWISWLRRATPCAWAFEALLANEFRARVLSCDASDLIPYGEGYDDIAFQVCSIQGAQPGTTIVPGMDYIEYVYGYQTSHIWRNVGILWAFFVVYVVMIVIGSSLLIRESPDSSQKVYKRGPKATSEDPETKAEVVKEVAEKPNGTVSNGGQVPVYTFEDVRYTVQVAGKDKTLLNGINGFVKGGSLTALMGASGAGKTTLLDTISLRKTTGKVEGKMTIDGKPLDASFSRQTGFAMQADIHEPMSTVRECLQFSALLRQSNDRTRDGRLEFAENIIKLLELEDIADALIGAPGEDGLGVEERKRVTIGVELAADPEFLLFLDEPTSGLDSQASYEIVRFLKRIAASGLAVLCTIHQPSGDLFEMFDSVVLLAPGGHTVYVGETGENATTVVKYFGDRGAYCPSEANPAEFILGTVAPVGGTDIDWPGLWKESVEAAEVQRKINEFTSRNDLGADHEKADAETQQKSGSDAYASSFMTQSKELIIRNFRAQWRDGSFWTTQLAILIFFGLFVGFYWFKIDHTPNNMSPASLGILVAVQALPGIVMDIGINYLAKLDMFLARERLGIYSWQALVTSLLVVSIPVLFVGWNLLFFCFYWTIGLIGTRADGVLIWLCFLSCAILNGTFGVLLGAVSPNRLSLPYILSLVWNLLNCLSWALVFYSGLPSPFHYFFSWLSPLRYLYGAMMTASLGDLTLNCIEEDLVTFYPPPGQTCYDYAANYLATTSGYLIDGNSTTSCQYCTSSTGYDYIQQIGFSNGTKWRDWAITIIWCLSNIFFCYLFTWLVKIRPLYKKS, from the exons ATGTCGTTCCCATACAGCGAAGATCCGGGAGCAGTTACTGCTGTTCAGTCGCCCGCCTCATCGTCTCACACCTTCGAAGAGGAGTTAACTAATCCATATCAGCAAGCAAAACACGATAAAATTGAAGATGTCCCTATCAGTCAGGCCAAGGTCTTTGAACAGCCTGGAAGTATTCCATTACCAAATGCTGGTTATCACTCCTTAGGTCTCGTTTGGGAAGATGTCACAGTCCACGGTGCTGGCGGAGGTAAAAAATATGTCGAGTCCCTCGATATCTCAATCTTCAAG TTCTTTGACTTCTACTCCTTCATGAAGAAGGTTTTCCATATCACTGCTGGTCCCACTAGGCCTCTCATCCGCAATTTCTCTGGTGTCgtggaggaaggagaagtcTTATTAGTATTAGGCCGGCCCGGTGCTGGATGCTCCACCTTGATGCGCGCCCTCGCAAACGTCAATGAACCGTTCGTCAAAATCGAGGGCGGTGTATCGTACTCTACCATTCCTGCACACGAGGCTAAGAA GTACTTTGACGGCCAGATTATTTTCAACTCCGAGGAAGATGAGCATCAACCTCTACTTACAGTCGAGGAAACAATCAAAACTGCTCTGTATTTGAAGGAACCCCGCAAGAAGGAGGATAAGGAAAAGCGCGCTGAGTATGCTGAGAATCTTTTATCTCGTATATTAGACACCTTTGGTATGCCCCACACTAGGAAGACCAAGG TCGGCAACCAGTTTGTCCGTGGTGTCTCTGGGGGCGAAAGGAAGCGAGTTTCTTTGGCAGAAGTCCTCACGACCAATGCCGCTGTTATTTGCTGGGATAATCCCATCCGAGGTCTCGACTCTGCCGTCGCTCTGCATTTCTACAAGGTCTTACGAGAACTCTCCAAATCTCTCGGAATGGCCAAC ATTATCTCCACATATCAGACTGCTCAGGATGCTTGGCGATGTGTAGACCGCGTTGTTGTCATCTACGAAGGCAGACAGATTTTCTCC GGTCGAGCCAGCAGAGCTCAAGCCTACTTTGAGAACATGGGCTGGTACAAAAAACCCCGTCAGAC TACTCCCGATTTCTTGACTGCCGTAACATCACCCAACGAACGGCAAGTGAAGGAAGGCTTTGAAGGCAAGGTCCCCCAAACGCCTGATGAATTTGAGCGCCACTTCTTGGATAGCCAGGAGTATAAGGAGTTGCAGCAAGATATTCAGAAGTACAAACAGCGACATGCCGAAACGAGCAACGCGGACGAATTCCGCCGCGCTGTCAAATCTTCCAAGCACCACGGTGCTGGAAAAGCCAACGCATATCAGGTCAATTTTGCTCAACAGGTTGCTATCTTGTGTGTTCGCCAACTGCAGCTCACACGTAGTGACATGCTCAGTTTCCTCTATCGCATCGGTTCCAACATTTTACAGGCTGTCTTGGTCGGTGCTGTTT GTTACAAGCCTCCGAATAATTCTGCTGGTTCTTTCGCTATTGCTGGTGCTCTTTTCTTCTGTATCTTATACTACACTATCTTCGCCCTTGGTGAAGTCCCTGCCACTGTCAACTCTCGTCCGCTCTTAAAGAAACACAGGGCCCTCGGTTTTTACCATCCCGCTGCGCACACTTTGGCTCAAATTGTCTGTGATATCCCTGTCTACGTGTTCCAAACCCTCCTTTTCTCGGCAATCTTCTACTTCATGGTCGGCCTCAGTGTCGGAGCAAAGTACTTCTTTACCTTCTGGTTTGTCATCTTCACAATGTACGAGACCATATCGGTTATGTACCGAATGATTGGTTCATGGACCCCCAACCTGTCTGTGGCCATTCGGTACGGTTGTCTTGCTCTCTCCGTTGTTTTGGCGGCTTCGGGATTCgtccttcctcctcccaGACAGC TGAGATGGATTTCATGGTTACGAAGAGCAACTCCATGTGCTTGGGCGTTCGAGGCGCTTCTTGCAAACGAGTTCCGAGCAAGAGTTTTGTCTTGTGACGCATCCGACCTTATCCCGTACGGCGAAGGTTACGATGACATCGCCTTTCAAGTGTGCTCCATTCAAGGTGCCCAGCCTGGGACTACCATCGTTCCTGGCATGGACTACATCGAATATGTCTACGGCTATCAGACCAGTCACATCTGGCGGAATGTTGGTATTTTATGGGCTTTCTTTGTTG TCTACGTTGTCATGATTGTTATTGGATCTTCTCTGCTTATTCGTGAAAGCCCCGACTCATCTCAGAAGGTCTACAAGCGCGGTCCCAAAGCCACGTCAGAGGACCCCGAGACAAAGGCAGAAGTAGTAAAGGAAGTTGCGGAGAAGCCTAACGGTACTGTCAGTAACGGAGGTCAAGTTCCGGTCTATACTTTTGAGGATGTTCGCTATACTGTTCAGGTCGCCGGTAAAGACAAAACTCTTCTC AACGGTATCAATGGTTTTGTCAAAGGCGGATCGCTTACCGCCCTGATGGGTGCTTCTGGAGCGGGGAAGACCACTCTCTTG GACACAATCTCTCTTCGTAAGACCACCGGTAAAGTGGAAGGCAAGATGACTATCGATGGCAAACCTCTGGACGCATCCTTCTCCCGTCAAACTGGTTTCGCCATGCAAGCAGACATCCACGAACCTATGTCTACTGTTCGTGAGTGTCTTCAATTCTCCGCCTTGCTTCGACAGAGCAACGACCGCACTCGCGACGGACGATTGGAATTTGCCGAGAATATCATCAAACTGTTGGAGCTGGAAGACATCGCCGACGCTTTGATTGGAGCGCCCGGTGAAGATGGTTTAGGTGTCGAGGAGCGCAAGCGTGTTACCATCG GTGTTGAACTTGCTGCGGACCCTGAATTCCTTCTGTTCTTGGATGAACCTACCTCCGGTCTTGACTCTCAAGCTTCTTACGAAATAGTTCGATTCCTTAAGCGCATCGCTGCATCCGGCCTCGCTGTTCTTTGTACGATTCATCAGCCTTCCGGTGACCTTTTCGAGATGTTTGATTCCGTTGTTCTACTCGCTCCCGGTGGTCATACTGTTTACGTTGGAGAGACTGGCGAAAATGCGACGACTGTTGTCAAGTATTTCGGAGACCGTGGCGCCTACTGTCCTTCTGAGGCTAATCCTGCAGAGTTCATCTTGGGAAC TGTCGCCCCTGTTGGTGGTACTGACATTGATTGGCCTGGTCTGTGGAAGGAAAGCGTCGAGGCTGCTGAGGTGCAGCGCAAGATCAACGAGTTCACATCTCGCAACGACTTAGGTGCCGATCATGAGAAGGCTGATGCGGAGACTCAGCAGAAGAGCGGTAGTGATGCTTATGCCTCATCTTTCATGACTCAGTCTAAGGAACTTATTATTAGGAACTTTAGGGCCCAATGGCGAG ATGGCTCTTTCTGGACAACTCAACTCGCCATTCTCATTTTCTTCGGTCTCTTTGTCGGTTTTTACTGGTTCAAGATTGATCACACTCCCAACAACATGTCCCCTGCCTCTCTGGGTATCCTTGTCGCCGTCCAGGCATTGCCTGGTATTGTCATGGATATCGGTATCAACTACCTGGCAAAGTTGGACATGTTCCTTGCGCGAGAGCGATTGGGCATCTACTCTTGGCAAGCTCTCGTCACCTCACTCCTCGTTGTATCTATCCCTGTTCTCTTTGTCGGCTGGAATttactcttcttctgcttctaTTGGACAATCGGCTTGATTGGTACTCGAGCAGATGGTGTTCTAATATGGCTATGCTTCCTCAGTTGCGCCATTTTGAACGGTACTTTCGGAGTCTTGCTCGGTGCTGTTTCACCCAACCGATTGTCTTTGCCATACATTCTCTCTTTGGTTTGGAACT TGCTCAACTGTTTGTCCTGGGCTTTGGTCTTCTACTCTGGTCTGCCTTCCCCTTTCCATTACTTCTTCAGT TGGCTGTCGCCTCTCCGATACCTTTACGGTGCAATGATGACTGCCTCCTTGGGTGATCTCACGCTCAATTGTATCGAGGAAGACCTCGTCACCTTCTACCCACCCCCTGGTCAGACCTGTTACGACTATGCTGCCAACTATCTCGCAACTACCTCTGGTTACCTCATCGACGGCAACTCTACCACCAGCTGCCAATATTGCACTAGTAGTACCGGGTATGATTACATCCAGCAGATAGGTTTCTCGAACGGTACCAAATGGAGAGATTGGGCGATTACAATTATTTGGTGCTTATCGAACATTTTCTTCTGCTACCTATTTACTTG GTTGGTCAAGATCAGGCCATTGTACAAGAAGAGTTAA